In Beijerinckia indica subsp. indica ATCC 9039, the genomic window GTCGAAAAGGCTCGAAACGCTCTCTTCCTTGGAAGTCCGGCCGATCGCTTCGCCGATCAGGGGCGCAATGGACACAACCCTGATATTTTTTGCGACGCGCACTGCCTCCGTCGCCAGGATCGTGTCCGTCACCACCAGTTCCTTGAGAGACGAGGCCGCGATACGCGCGACAGCGCCTCCGGACAGAACGCCATGGGTGATATAGGCATAGACTTCCTTGGCGCCATTCTTCAGGAGAGCTTCCGCAGCATTGCAGAGGGTGCCGCCGGAATCGACGATATCATCAACGAGAATGCAGCTCTTACCAGACACATCGCCGATAATATTCATCACTTCGGATTCGCCGGCCCGTTCCCGTCGCTTATCGACGATCGACAAGGGAGCGTCGATGCGTTTCGCCAGCGCGCGGGCGCGGACCACACCGCCGACATCCGGCGAGACGACCATGACATTGCTCAATTCCAACCTTTCCTTGATGT contains:
- a CDS encoding ribose-phosphate pyrophosphokinase, producing the protein MIILAGNSNRPLSEAIAAYLSIPLTRCQVRRFADMEVFVEIQENVRGEDAFIIQSTSFPTNDHLMEALIMTDALRRASARRITTVIPYFGYARQDRKSGSRTPISAKLVANLITRAGADRVLTVDLHAGQIQGFFDIPTDNLFAAPVMVRDIKERLELSNVMVVSPDVGGVVRARALAKRIDAPLSIVDKRRERAGESEVMNIIGDVSGKSCILVDDIVDSGGTLCNAAEALLKNGAKEVYAYITHGVLSGGAVARIAASSLKELVVTDTILATEAVRVAKNIRVVSIAPLIGEAIGRTSKEESVSSLFD